From Cyanobacteriota bacterium:
TGCAGCCATGAATTTTCTATCGGTTCCCTACGCCATTTTTCTATGCAGCGTTCTCATCATCTACTGGATAGTCCGCAAAGAGTGGGAGCGGTTACTGCTGCTCTTGATCGCAAGCCTAGTTTTTTATGCCTCTTGGCAAGTTCAATACCTGCCCCTATTGGTGATCATGGCAGTGCTGAACTTTAACTGGGGACGACAGTTAAGTGCTCCTGCTGATTGGCGCATGGAAGACTGGCAATTTGCCCAACAAGATTGGAATCGTAAGCGCATACGATTGCTCACGGGGGCGATCGTTGTCAATGTATTCCTACTGTTTAGCTTCAAATACATTCCATTTTCCCTAGAAATACTGTCACAACTATTTCGACAGCCAGCCCTGCAAGCCGCAGCCGACTGGTGGAGCGATCGTGTAGCTGCTCCGTGGGGCTTGAGCTTCTTCTGCTTCGAGTGCATCGCCTATCTTGTGGATGTCTATCGAGGCGCGCCCGCTGCCCAGCAGTGGCTACCCTTTGTTTCCTACAAGCTCTTCTTTCCCAAGATTCTTTCTGGCCCTATCACCAGCTTCCACACCTTCATGAGCCAGTTCAAACAACAAAAACCCCCCACCCCCGACCAAGTTGTAGAAGGACTGTGGCTGATTACCTGCGGAGCCATTAAGAAGGGCTTAATTGCTGACAACCTAGCAGTGTGGTTCATTAACCCTTGCTTTAGCAATCTGCAACGGATGGGCAGTCGTGACCTCTGGTTAGCCGTCCTTGCTTATGGTATCCAACTTTACTTAGATTTCAGTGGCTACGTCGATATTGTTCGCGGTAGTGCTCTGCTAGTGGGCTTTACCCTGCCAGAAAATTTCAACTTTCCCTACTTCACGACAAGCATTGCTGAATTTTGGCGACGATGGCATATCACCCTAGGTGACTGGCTGCGGAACTACCTGTACTTTCCATTGGGTGGTTCTCGACAAGGCTTACTACGCACATGCGCGAATCTGTTTCTAGTCATGCTGATTGGGGGAATTTGGCATGGAGCAGCTTGGGGCTTCATCGTCTGGGGAATTTTGCATGGATTAGGTCTCATCATCCATCGCTTGACAGATGGTCTA
This genomic window contains:
- a CDS encoding MBOAT family protein, with protein sequence MNFLSVPYAIFLCSVLIIYWIVRKEWERLLLLLIASLVFYASWQVQYLPLLVIMAVLNFNWGRQLSAPADWRMEDWQFAQQDWNRKRIRLLTGAIVVNVFLLFSFKYIPFSLEILSQLFRQPALQAAADWWSDRVAAPWGLSFFCFECIAYLVDVYRGAPAAQQWLPFVSYKLFFPKILSGPITSFHTFMSQFKQQKPPTPDQVVEGLWLITCGAIKKGLIADNLAVWFINPCFSNLQRMGSRDLWLAVLAYGIQLYLDFSGYVDIVRGSALLVGFTLPENFNFPYFTTSIAEFWRRWHITLGDWLRNYLYFPLGGSRQGLLRTCANLFLVMLIGGIWHGAAWGFIVWGILHGLGLIIHRLTDGLCKRVSWLANSWKNPLGIVVAWILTQGLVFFAWIFFRLPNLQDSGWVVRHLWGQPSDAQFMQKIYLDTLGLDPYQLAILLGAIVIVMGFLYLIQRGLKLSLNWYLKIFLVPLGLYTVWMLSPDSSPPYIYFDF